The Populus trichocarpa isolate Nisqually-1 chromosome 2, P.trichocarpa_v4.1, whole genome shotgun sequence genome has a window encoding:
- the LOC7463183 gene encoding uncharacterized protein LOC7463183, whose translation MDLPELWAILGPAVAGAVFGTGWWFWIDAVVCSSVTVSFVHYLPGIFASIAALMFNCVRKEDIDYSPYEEGEWRLKLWLFFAYVVSFVSLAASVGLLIQDSIVKTGPSVWTGTAGVLQCVFVLISGLIYWTSHSE comes from the exons ATGGATTTACCGGAGCTGTGGGCAATCCTCGGTCCTGCAGTCGCTGGTGCGGTATTTGGGACTGGATGGTGGTTTTGGATCGACGCCGTCGTTTGTAGCTCCGTTACAGTCTCTTTCGTTCATTACCTCCCTG GCATATTTGCATCTATTGCAGCTCTGATGTTTAATTGTGTTAGAAAAGAGGATATTGATTACTCTCCTTACGAGGAAGGCGAGTGGAG ATTGAAGCTTTGGCTTTTCTTTGCATATGTCGTCTCCTTCGTCTCTTTAGCAGCATCAGTGGGTTTGTTGATTCAAGATTCAATTGTCAAAACAGGGCCTTCAGTGTGGACAGGAACTGCTGGCGTTTTGCAGTGTGTGTTCGTGCTGATAAG TGGGCTAATTTATTGGACCTCACATTCTGAATGA